The following nucleotide sequence is from uncultured Draconibacterium sp..
AATTGCACAAATGACGATACCGGATTCCCGGAAAGTCCAAAAACGAACTTGCCTTCCTTTTCTGAAAAAGTCATTGGATTACCCGGTTTAATACCCGTGTGATCCCAGTATATTTTAAAGCCCTGTTCTTTCAAGATCTCTGGAATAAAATCGAAATCGCCAACCGATGCTCCACCGGTGAAAACGATAAAATCACTCGTTTCCAATGCGGCTTTAAAGCTTTTCGTGAGCAATTTGTAGTCGTCAACCAGCATGAGTTCAGCCACAATTTCAAGGTTCATTTTCTTAATCTGGGTGATTACCTGGCTGGAATTACTGTTTCGTATCTGTCCGGGTTTTGGCGTTTCAGATGGAGGAACCAATTCACTTCCGGTGGCGATTACGGTTACTTTTGGGCGTTTCGATACCAAAACTTCAGCATAACCTGCACCGGCAAGAACTGCCATTTGTGGGACATTTATTAAGGCCCCCTTTTTTAGCAGTATATCACCTTCTTTATAATCTTCACCGAGGTAACAAATATTTTTTTTCGTTTTCGGATTGTTACAACGCACCTTATTTTCCGGAAGCTCTTCTGCATCTTCAACCATAAATACGCAATCGCATTCGGGTGGGACAGCAGCACCGGTCATAATTTTAACACACTGGTTTTTCCCAATTTTAACAGATGCGATTTTACCGGCATTTATCACTTCCAGCACTTCCAACTCATTGGCAATATCTTCAAGTCGACAGGCATAACCATCCATTGCTGATTTATTGAAAGGTGGCATGTTTAAATCAGCAATTACATCTTCCTGTAGTACCCGGTTAAAGGCATCTTTCAGCGGTACCTTTTCGGTCGGTAAAACGGGTGACAAATTGCCGATCAGCTGTTGTATTTCTTCAAATTGGTTCATGAAACAAATGAGAATTTATTGTTGATGAGTTGAATTTTAGTAAAATCAAATTTAAGGTTTTCTCCGTCATTAATCACAATTATCGGATTGTGTATTAGGTGATGAGCTTTTTTTACCAGAGTTTCTTTCAACTGAATAAAAAAGAACAACCCGGGATGAATAATTTCATGTAATCCTCCTGATTCGCAAACAATGGGTGTTTCAGGTAAATAATCCGATAGTTTTTCAAAAGCTTCGGGAAGATATTCCGGTGCTGCCATTACAAAGAAAACCTGTT
It contains:
- a CDS encoding molybdopterin molybdotransferase MoeA, which produces MNQFEEIQQLIGNLSPVLPTEKVPLKDAFNRVLQEDVIADLNMPPFNKSAMDGYACRLEDIANELEVLEVINAGKIASVKIGKNQCVKIMTGAAVPPECDCVFMVEDAEELPENKVRCNNPKTKKNICYLGEDYKEGDILLKKGALINVPQMAVLAGAGYAEVLVSKRPKVTVIATGSELVPPSETPKPGQIRNSNSSQVITQIKKMNLEIVAELMLVDDYKLLTKSFKAALETSDFIVFTGGASVGDFDFIPEILKEQGFKIYWDHTGIKPGNPMTFSEKEGKFVFGLSGNPVSSFVQFELIAKPVIYKLLGANFAPLRVKAKMNFTYQRKKANRLAIIPVVINADGAISEIPFHGSAHINALAFANALLEVPLGISSIQTNEFAYVRPL